In the Mustelus asterias unplaced genomic scaffold, sMusAst1.hap1.1 HAP1_SCAFFOLD_3042, whole genome shotgun sequence genome, CAGCCTGGAGCgaaggagggagcgagggagggaggatcCCAGTGTCTCAGCTCTGAGGTGAACCCAGcctggagcgagggagggagcgagggagggagggtcccagtgtcccagcgctGAGGGGGCCCCAGCCTGGGGACGAGGGCTGGGGGTTGGGGTGAAGAGGTGAGTGTCGTTGCGATAGAGGGCGGGGGTTTCGATGGATGGAGGCTCTGTCTGTGCACCAGACATTCTTCCGGGCCCCATGTCCAAAGGACCTTGTATTTTGTTGTATTTTGTTCATTGGACAACACGGCTGCTCGTTGTTAATGATCAGAATGTTTTCACTTCCCCTCCAATCCTCTGCCCCTCTCgggctgcctctctctgtctctctccccgtccccccctctctccccgcccccccctctctccccgcccccccctctctccccgcccccccccctctctccccgccccccctctctccccgcccccccctctctccccgcccccccctctctccccgcccccccctctctccccgcccccccctctctcccgcccccccctctctccccgcccccccctctctccccgcccccccctctctccccgcccccccctctctccccgcccccccctctctccccgtccccccctctctccccgtccccccctctctccccgtccccccctctctccccgtccccccctctctcccccgtccccccctctctccccgtccccccctctctccccgtccccccctctctccccgcccccccccctctctccccgcccccccctctctccccgccccccccctctctccccgccccccctctctccccgtccccccctctctccccgtccccccctctctccccgtccccccctctctccccgtccccccctctctccccgtcccccctctctccccgtcccccctctctccccgtccccccctctctccccgtcccccctctctctccccgtcccccccctctctccccgtcccccccctctctccccgtccccccctctctccccgtccccccctctctccccgtcccccccctctctccccgtctccccctctctcccccgtcccccctctctccccgtccccccctctctccccgtccccccctctctccccgtccccccctctctccccgcccccccctctctccccgcccccccctctctccccgccccccccctctctccccgccccccccctctctccccgcccccccctctctcccgcccccccccctctccccgccccccctctctccccgccccccctctctccccgcccccccctctctccccgtcccccctctctccccgtccccccctctctccccgtccccccctctctccccgtccccccctctctcccgtccccccctctctccccgtccccccctctctccccgtccccccctctctccccgtccccccctctctccccgtccccccctctctccccgtccccccctctctccccgtccccccccctctctctctcacagactcggAAGGTGAAGTGTAAGTCCTGGGAGTTTGACTGGGAGTCGGAACGCGCTCGTGCCCTGCAGGTCCTTACCCAGCTGCTGCAGGTGGATATCCGGAGACTATGGACCATGGGCCAGCTGGAGGAGGAGTTCAGCCGGTCAGTGAGTGGggacgggcggggaggggggatgaaAGGGGACGGGAGCCGTCACTCCGCCCTCTGAGCCTGGACTGATCCACTTCCTgtcctccctgtgcccccgcaGCCTGATCACGTCCTGCTGTTGCCACGTCCTGGAGAACCCCAGCGTCGGGCAGGTGAAGAACAAGGCGACGTGCAAAGCCGTGGCTCACTTGCTGGGTGTCATGATCAAAAGATACAATCAAATGCTAGGTGGGTGCGGCGGCGCGGGGGATGGAGATGCCCTCTGGGCACGAGGGGCGGCgttggagtgtgtgtctgtctgtgtgtgcgggtctgtgtgtgcaggtgtctgtgtgtgcgtgtctgtgtgcgtgtgtctgtgtgcaggtgtctgtgcgggcgtctgtgtgtgcgggcgtctgtgtgtgcgggcgtctgtgtgtgcgggcgtctgtgtgtgcgggcgtctgtgtGTGCGGGCACTTACACAACTTTTACCAGTTAAATCAAGTAACTACCTTCAGCAACTTTTAttggcaggtaattaagaaggcaaatggaattttgtccttcattgcgagagggacggagtttaaaaacagcgaggttatgttgcagctgtataaggtgctggtgaggccacacctggagtactgtgtacagttttggtctccttacttgagaaaggatatactggcactggaggggatgcagaggagattcactcggttgattccggagttgagagggttggcttatgaggagagactgagcagactggggctatactcattggaattcagaagaatgaggggagatcttatagaaacatctaagattatgaagggaatagatttacaaggatgttgcctggattgagtggcatgccttatgaggataagctgagggagctcggtcttttctccttggagagatgtaggatgagaggagacctaatagaggtatgtaagatgttgagaggtatagatcgggtggactctgaggctttttcccagggtggaaatggctgctacgagaggacacaggtttaaggtgctggggggtaggtacaggggaaatgttagggggaagtttttcacacagaaggtggtgggcgagtggaatcggctgccgtcagtggtggtggaggcaaactcgatagggtcttttaagagactcctggatgagtacatggagcttaataggattgagggttataggtaggtctatatataggcctaggtaggtagggacatgaccggcgcaacttgtgggccgaagggcctgtttgtgctgtattctttctatgttctatgataagatagaagcagggaagttgtttccactggcgggtgaaaccagaacgagggggcatggcctcaaaataaggggaagcagatttaggactgagttgaggaggaacttcttcacacaaagggttgtgaatctgtgggattccctgcccagttgaggcttccTCATATTTATGGCGAAGATAGTTAGattattgaacagtaaaggaattaagggttatggtgagcgggcgggtaagtggagctgagtccacgaaaagatcagccatgatcttattgaatgggggagcaggctcgaggggccaaatggcctactcctggttcttatgtacTGGTTAAATCAGACTAACTACCTGACCCGCACTCTGTGGAAAATCAACACTTAACTCGTTCACTCTTGGGTAGATAAATGAACTAAAGCATGAACATACTGAATACAGCACGATTCTAAGAGAATGCTGTCTATATGACTACAATcggaaacatagaagacaggaggaggccattcggccctccgagcctgctccaccatccatcaccATCATTGGCTGGtcatccagctcaatagcctcatccttgctttctccccgtaacctttgatcccgttcgcccccaagtgctctctccagccgcctctcgaatacattcaatgtttcggcatcaactactttagccatgctaaattgtcccttagtgtccaaagatgtgcaggttaggtggattggccatgctaaattgtcccttagtgtccaaagatgtgcaggttaggtggattgccatgctaaattgtcccttagtgtccaaagatgtgtagattgggtggattggccatgctaaattgtccctcagtgtccaaagatgtgtagattgggtggattggccatgctaaattgtcccttagtgtccaaagatgtgtagattgggtggattggccatgctaaattgtcccttagtgtccaaagatgtgcaggttaggtggattggccatgctaaattgtcccttagtgtccaaagatgtgtagattgggtggattggccatgctaaattgtcccttagtgtccaaagatgtgtagattgggtggattggccatgctaaattgtcccttagtgtccaaagatgtgcaggttaggtggattggccatgctaaattgtccccttagtgtccaaagatgtgcaggttaggtggattggccatgctaaattgccccttagtgtccaaagatgtgcaggttagggggattggccatgctaaattgtccccttagtgtccaaagatgtgcaggttaggtggattggccatgctaaattgtcccttagtgtccaaagatgtgcaggttaggtggattggccatgctaaattgccccttagtgtccaaagatgtgcaggttaggtggattggccgtgctaaattgccccttagtgtccaaagatgtgcaggttaggtggattggccatgctaaattgtcccttagtgtccaaagatgtgcaggttaggtggattggccatgctaaattgtccccttagtgtccaaagaagtgcaggttcggtggattggccgtgctaaatgcgtggggttacaggaagagggtaagacgcttggatAGAGAGTCTGTTtggccttgatgggccaaatggcctcttttgcaccggACGGCATTCTATGAAGTACAGGTTGAGGGAGTCAAATTTCTGATTGGTTTTATCAAATGGGatagcagggggctgagtggCTTACGCCCTCTGCTAATTTCTACAGTGGGACAATGTCTGATGTTTCTGTCTGCCCCCCACAAGGTGCCACTCTGAACGTGATACAGTTGCTGCAACACTTTGAACATCTTTCTACAGTCCTGGCTCAGTCCGTGACAACCTGGGCTACAGAATATGGACTGAAATCCATCGTGGGAGAGATCATGAGGTACAGAGAGAGTattcccccttccccaacccaccACTCTGACCTCGGagtgtttatatacagaataacagatacccgggagtgagttacagactggaatctaatcgagggtttcggggtggtttatatatagaataacagatacccgggagtgagctacagactggaatctaatcgaggggttcggggtggtttatatatagaataacagatacccgggagtgagttacagactggaatctaatcgagggtttcggggtggtttatatatagaataacagaaacccgggagtgagctacagactggaatctaatcgaggggttcggggtggtttatatatagaataacagatacccgggagtgagttacagacaggaatctaatcgaggggttcggggtggtttatatatagaataacagatacccgggagtgagctacagactggaatctaatcgaggggttcggggtggtttatatatagaataacagatacccgggagtgagttacagactggaatctaatcgaggggttcggggtggtttatatatagaataacagatacccgggagtgagctacagactggaatctaatcgaggggttcagggtggtttatatatagaataacagatacccgggagtgagctacagactggaatctaatcgaggggttcggggtggtttatatatagaataacagatacccgggagtgagttacagactggaatcgaatcgaggggttcagggtggtttatatatagaataacagatacccgggagtgagttactgactggaatctaatcgaggtgttcggggtggtttatatatagaataacagatacccgggagtgagttacagactggaatctaatcgaggggttcggggtggtttttatatagagtaacagatacccgggagtgagttacagactggaatcgaatcgagggattcgggatggtttatatatagaataacagatacccgggagtgagtgacagattggaatctaatccaggggttcagggtggtttatatagagagtaacagatacccgggagtgagtgacagattggaatctaatcgaggggttcagggtggtttatatagagagtaacagatacccgggagtgagttacagactggaatctaatcgagggattcgggatggtttatatatagagtaacagatacccgggagtgagttacagactggaatctaatcgaggggtttggggtggtttatatacagaataacagatacccgggagtgagttacagactggaatctaatcgaggagctcggggtggtttatatatagaataacatacccgggagtgagttacagactggaatctaatccaggggttcgggatggtttatatatagaataacagatacccgggagtgagttacagactggaatcgaatcgaggggtttggggtggtttatatatagaataacagatacccgggagtgagttacagactggaatctaatcgaggggttcggggtggtttatatgaagaataacagatacccgggagtgagttacagactggaatctaatcgaggggttcggggtggtttatatgtagaataacagatacccgggagtgagttacagactggaatctaatcgaggggttcggggtggtttatatatagagtaacagatacccgggagtgagttacagactggaatctaatcgaggggttcggggtggtttatataaagaataacagatacccgggagtgagttacagactggaatctaatcgaggggttcgggatggtttatatacagaataacagatacccgggagtgagttacagactggaatctaatcgaggggttcgggttggtttatatatagaataacagatacccgggagtgagttacagactggaatctaatcgaggggttcggggtggtttatatacagaataacagatacccgggagtgagttacagactggaatctaatcgaggggttcggggtggtttatatatacaataacagatacccgggagtgagttacagactggaatctaatcgaggggttcagggtgctttatatatagagtaacagatacccgggagtgagttacagactggaatctaatcgaggggtttggggtggtttatatacagaataacagatacccgcgagtgagttacagactggaatctaatcgaggagcttggggtggtttatatgtagaataacagatacccgggagtgagttacagactggaatctaatccaggggttcgggatggtttatatatagagtaacagatacccgggagtgagttacagactggaatctaatcgaggggttcggggtggtttatatatagaataacagatacccgggagtgagttacagactggaatctaatcgaggggttcggggtggtttctatatagaataacagatacccgggagtgagttacagactggaatctaatcgaggggttcgggtggtttatatctagaataacagatacccgggagtgagttacagactggaatcgaatcgagggattcgggatggtttatatatagaataacagatacccgggagtgggtgacagattggaatctaatccaggggttcagggtggtttatatagagagtaacagatacccgggagtgagttacagactggaatctaatcgagggattcgggatggtttatatatagagtaacagatacccgggagtgagttacagactggaatctaatcgaggggtttggggtggtttatatacagaataacagatacccgggagtgagttacagactggaatctaatcgaggagctcggggtggtttatatatagaataacagatacccgggagtgagttacagactggaatctaatccaggggttcgggatggtttatatatagaataacagatacccgtgagtgagttacagactggaatctaatcgagggattcggggtggtttatatatagaataacagatacccgggagtgagttacagactggaatctaatcgaggggctcggggtggtttatatacagaataacagatacccgggagtgagttacaggctggaatctaatcgaggggttcggggtggtttatatatagaataacagatacccgggagtgagttatagactggattctaatcgaggggtttggggtggtttatacatagaataacagatacccgggagtgagttacagactggaatctaatcgagggattcggagtggtttatatatagaataacagatacccgggagtgagttgcagactggaatctaatcgaggggttcggggtggtttatatgtagaataacagatacccgggagtgagttacagactggaatctaatcgaggggttcggggtggtttatatatagaataacagatacccgggagtgagttacagactggaatctaatcgaggggttcgggatggtttatatacagaataacagatacccgggagtgagttacagactggaatctaatcgagggattcggggtggtttatatatagaataacagatacccgggagtgagttacagactggaatctaatcgaggggttcggggtggtttatatatagaataacagatacccgggagtgagttacagactggaatctaatcgaggggttcgaggtggtttatatatagaataacagatacccgggagtgagttacagactggaatctaatcgaggggttcggggtggtttatatacagaataacagatacccgggagtgagttacagactggaatctaatcgaggggttcggggtggtttatagagagaaacagatacccgggagtgagttacagactggaatctaatcgaggggttcagggtggtttatatatagagtaacagatacccgggagtgagttacagactggaatctaatcgaggggttcggggtggtttatatatagaataacagatacccgggagtgagttacagactggaatctaatcgaggggttcggggtggtttatatatagaataacagatacccgggagtgagttacagactggaatctaatcgaggggttcggggtggtttatatacagaataacagatacccgggagtgagttacagactggaatctaatcgaggggttcggggtggtttatagagagaaacagatacccgggagtgagttacagactggaatctaatcgaggggttcagggtggtttatatatagagtaacagatacccgggagtgagttacagactggaatctaatcgaggggttttgggtggtttatatacagaataacagatacccgtgagtgagttacagactggaatctaatcgaggagctcggggtggtttatatgtagaataacagatacccgggagtgagttacagactggaatctaatccaggggttcgggatggtttatatatagagaaacagatacccgggagtgagttacagactggaatctaatcgaggggttcggggtggtttatatatagaataacagatacccgggagtgagttacagactggaatctaatcgaggggttcggggtggtttatatatagaataacagatacccgggagtgagttacagactggaatctaatcgaggggttcggggtggtttatatatagaataacagatacccgggagtgagttacagactggaatctaatcgaggggttcggggtggtttatatacagaataacagatacccgtgagtgagttacagactggaatctaatcgaggggttcggggtggtttatagagagaaacagatacccgggagtgagttacagactggaatctaatcgaggggttcagggtggtttatatatagagtaacagatacccgggagtgagttacagactggaatctaatcgaggggttttgggtggtttatatacagaataacagatacccgtgagtgagttacagactggaatctaatcgaggagctcggggtggtttatatgtagaataacagatacccgggagtgagttacagactggaatctaatccaggggttcgggatggtttatatatagagtaacagatacccgggagtgagttacagactggaatctaatcgaggggttcggggtggtttatatacagaataacagatacccgggagtgagttacagactggaatctaatcgaggggttcggggtggtttatatatagagtaacagattcccgggaaagagttacagactggaatctaatcgaggggttcggggtggtcattatatagaataacagatacccgggagtgagttacagactggaatctaatcgagggatttggggtggtttatataaagaataacagatacccgggagtgagttacagactggaatctaatcgaggggttcggggtggtctatatatagaataacagatacccaggagtgagttacagactggaatctaatcgagggattcggggtggtttatatatagaataacatacccgggagtgagttacagactggaatctaatcgagggattcggggtggtttatatatacaataacagagacccgggagtgatttacagactggaatctaatcgaggggttcgtgatggtttatatatagggtaacagatacccgggagtgagttacagactggaatctaatcgaggggttcagggtggtttatatatagaataacagatacccgggagtgagttacagactggaatctaatcgaggggttcagggtggtttatatatagaataacagatacccgggagtgagttacagactggattctaatcgaggggtttggggtggtttatacatagaataacagatacccgggagtgagttacagactggaatctaatcgagggattcggggtggtttatatacagaataacagatacccgggagtgagttacagactggaatctaatcgaggggttcggggcggtttatatgtagaataacagataccagggagtgagttacagactggaatctaatcgaggggtttggggtggtttatatatagaataacagatacccgggagtgagttacagactggaatctaatcgaggggttcgggatggtttatatacagaataacagatacccgggagtgagttacagactggaatctaatcgagggattcgggctggtttatatatacaataacagatacccgggagtgagttacagactggaatctaatcgaggggttcggggtggtttatatagacaataacagacacccgggagtgagttacagactggaatctaattgaggggttcagggtggtttatatatagaataacagatacccgggagtgagttacagactggaatctaatcgaggggttcggggtggtttatatatcgaataaccgatactcgggagtgagttacagactggaatctaatcgaggggttcagggtggtttatatatagagtaacagatacccgggagtgagttacagactggaatctaatcgaggggttttgggtggtttatatacagaataacagatacccgtgagtgagttacagactggaatctaatcgaggagctcggggtggtttatatgtagaataacagatacccgggagtgagttacagactggaatctaatccaggggttcgggatggtttatatatagagaaacagatacccgggagtgagttacagactggaatctaatcgaggggttcggggtggtttatatatagaataacagatacccgggagtgagttacagactggaatctaatcgaggggttcggggtggtttatatatagaataacagatacccgggagtgagttacagactggaatctaatcgaggggttcggggtggtttatatatagaataacagatacccgggagtgagttacagactggaatctaatcgaggggttcggggtggtttatatacagaataacagatacccgggagtgagttacagactggaatctaatcgaggggttcggggtggtttatagagagaaacagatacccgggagtgagttacagactggaatctaatcgaggggttcagggtggtttatatatagagtaacagatacccgggagtgagttacagactggaatctaatcgaggggttttgggtggtttatatacagaataacagatacccgtgagtgagttacagactggaatctaatcgaggagctcggggtggtttatatgtagaataacagatacccgggagtgagttacagactggaatctaatccaggggttcgggatggtttatatatagagtaacagatacccgggagtgagttacagactggaatctaatcgaggggttcggggtggtttatatatagaataacagatacccgggagtgagttacagactggaatctaatcgaggggttcggggtggtttatatatagagtaacagattcccgggaaagagttacagactggaatctaatcgaggggttcggggtggtctatatatagaataacagatacccgggagtgagttacagactggaatctaatcgagggatttggggtggtttatataaagaataacagatacccgggagtgagttacagactggaatctaatcgaggggttcggggtggtctatatatagaataacagatacccaggagtgagttacagactggaatctaatcgagggattcggggtggtttatatatagaataacatacccgggagtgagttacagactggaatctaatcgagggattcggggtggtttatatatacaataacagagacccgggagtgatttacagactggaatctaatcgaggggttcgtgatggtttatatatagggtaacagatacccgggagtgagttacagactggaatctaatcgaggggttcagggtggtttatatatagaataacagatacccgggagtgagttacagactggaatctaatcgaggggttcagggtggtttatatatagaataacagatacccgggagtgagttacagactggattctaatcgaggggtttggggtggtttatacatagaataacagatacccgggagtgagttacagactggaatctaatcgagggattcggggtggtttatatacagaataacagatacccgggagtgagttacagactggaatctaatcgaggggttcggggcggtttata is a window encoding:
- the LOC144490228 gene encoding condensin complex subunit 1-like, with amino-acid sequence MGQLEEEFSRLITSCCCHVLENPSVGQVKNKATCKAVAHLLGVMIKRYNQMLGATLNVIQLLQHFEHLSTVLAQSVTTWATEYGLKSIVGEIM